The Candidatus Latescibacter sp. genome contains a region encoding:
- a CDS encoding isoprenylcysteine carboxylmethyltransferase family protein, whose product MDSKLIIIIGFSYLYGFFEVFMNLRQRRKSTVTASSDKGSLSLLYILITLGYVLSFSIGATKIGRIYHWDTFFAIGIVLILIGLVIRIQSILILKQYFTYSVAKVENHKLIETGLYKRIRHPGYLGQLIIFIGISTSLSNWLSILLMIIPIIIGYIYRIKVEERFMIEQTGEIYLNYQKRTNRIIPMIY is encoded by the coding sequence ATGGATTCGAAATTGATAATAATTATAGGATTCTCATACTTGTATGGATTCTTTGAAGTTTTTATGAATTTAAGACAGAGAAGAAAAAGTACTGTTACAGCTTCGAGTGATAAAGGGAGTTTATCTTTGCTATATATTCTAATCACACTTGGCTATGTTTTGTCATTTTCAATAGGCGCAACAAAAATAGGTAGGATTTATCATTGGGATACTTTTTTCGCAATAGGAATTGTATTGATTTTGATTGGATTGGTTATCAGAATACAGTCAATATTGATTCTTAAACAATACTTTACATATTCAGTCGCAAAAGTTGAGAATCACAAATTAATTGAAACAGGATTATATAAAAGGATTAGACATCCAGGATATTTAGGACAATTAATTATTTTCATTGGAATTTCGACTTCATTATCGAATTGGTTATCAATTCTATTAATGATAATTCCGATTATTATTGGATACATTTACCGAATAAAAGTAGAAGAAAGATTTATGATTGAACAAACAGGAGAAATTTACTTAAATTATCAAAAACGAACAAATAGAATAATCCCAATGATATATTAA
- a CDS encoding IS1595 family transposase encodes HLQSYLNEFCYRFNRRFNELLITDRLLTACLNTSTITYAELTR; translated from the coding sequence AACATCTTCAAAGTTACCTGAATGAATTTTGTTATCGCTTTAACCGGCGATTCAATGAATTACTGATTACTGACAGACTCTTAACTGCTTGTCTGAATACCTCCACTATTACCTATGCGGAGTTAACTCGATAA